DNA sequence from the Micromonas commoda chromosome 7, complete sequence genome:
TCACACGACCGGTCGCGCGACGATGatgccgggcggcggcgggtgggacgGCGCGGTCACCCCGGGGAAAGGCGCcggcccgggcgcgcgcgacgggcacgcggagacccggggcggcgatggataccgcggcggtgggggagCGGGAGGGGGGGCGCACGGCGGTCCGGGGGCGCACTCGCCGCCCTACGGCAGGTCCCCGGGCTTCTCGCCGCAGGGTAGACCGATGGGACCCGGGCCGCCGATCACCGCCAtggccatcgccgacgcaaTCTTTGACGAGATACGCAACAGCGGCACGGACGTGAAGAAACCCGAGAGTACGCGcccgcacggcgtcgcgccccacCCGCAACCGCCGAGATCCAAAACCAAAAAGATCCCAAGTCCGAGCGACCACGTCTGTTCCGACGGTCGACAGAACCCCGCCTCACTCGCTGACGTCCTCCCGGGTCCGCTCCCGCACTCCTATCGCAGTCACGGACAGGCAGCTGGAGCTCCTGGCGTTCGTGTTCGACGCGAAACACCTGGAAAACTCGCTCGTGATGTATCAGAAGCGCGCGGTGAAAaaactcgtcgccgtcaagTCCGGGCGCTCGTGCTGGCAGGTTCGGGGCAAGTCCGGGGCGAAGGAGGAGTACCTGGTGTTCCCGACGCACTACTGCAGCTGCAGAGCTTTTCAGTGGGACGTCCTGTCCAAAGGCGAGCAGCTGATATGCAAGCACATGCTCGCGGTGAGAATCGCGGAGGCTCTCGACGATTACAACGTGACGGAAATCGACGACGCTTTGTTGGCGCAGTTGCTGGAGGCGTACGCCAACGAcgtcggggacggcggcggtggcacGAGGCGGGGACTCTCTCGCAGgggagggggcgggggcgggaacggcgggcggcgttgacgaggcggcgcacgaTCACGCGCGGTAGCGACaagcgtcgacgacgagcgcttACTTCGACGATAGATTTTTTAGGATTACAACGGCGACGTCAAAGACCCGACCGCACTCAGAACCTGCCCTTAAGGCTGCCCTTCTTCGGCGCCCTGAACCCCAGCGGCCCACCGCCCTCCTGAAGCAGCTCCGGGTACGCCAGAAACGACACCACGAGCTCCCTGAGCTGCGCCACCGTGTGCTGCATCTTGTTGAGCTTGATGTCGCGGCTCATGGCGACAATGTCGT
Encoded proteins:
- a CDS encoding predicted protein, with amino-acid sequence MMPGGGGWDGAVTPGKGAGPGARDGHAETRGGDGYRGGGGAGGGAHGGPGAHSPPYGRSPGFSPQGRPMGPGPPITAMAIADAIFDEIRNSGTDVKKPEITDRQLELLAFVFDAKHLENSLVMYQKRAVKKLVAVKSGRSCWQVRGKSGAKEEYLVFPTHYCSCRAFQWDVLSKGEQLICKHMLAVRIAEALDDYNVTEIDDALLAQLLEAYANDVGDGGGGTRRGLSRRGGGGGGNGGRR